In the genome of Dermatophagoides farinae isolate YC_2012a chromosome 4, ASM2471394v1, whole genome shotgun sequence, the window CATTAATGGATTTAGTTATCACGCATGGTGGTAATAATACCGTTACGGAAACATTTGCACAAGGTAAACCAATGATTGTAATGCCATTGTTTGGTGATCAACTTGATAATGCACAACGTTTACATGAAACTGGATATGGACGACGATTAGATCCATATGGATTTCAGGATCAACAATTATTGGATACAATAAATGAACTGTTGTATGATGAGATgctcaatgaaaaattgagaaaagcATCTGAACGtataaaacaatcaaattcattcaaagaaTTTGTTGGAATTGctgaaaaaattatggataaaaatgagaaataatTTTGTCAAAAAGATTTCTGGATTTTAATTATGGAATATTTAGATtcgaataaatgatgaatttttattgaataaataaataaatataatgaatgaaatgaataagatggatagatggatgaaatttttctctcatcgtaacaaaatcaatgatgaaaagagaAATTTATTCTGCTCCATATTTAGTAGTTGCTATAAAGCACAGAaaataatacaaataataataataaactagtagaattattataatggaaAGAAACGTTTACGAAAATTAAGAAATTTAAATCTAGCCAATTTAGCCTGTTTTGGTGACCAGAATCGACCacgtgatgataatggtgatattaattcattattattattatgatttattgttgttgattgacgatgcttattgttgttgttgttattattattattatgccGATAtctatgataatgattaacAACGTTCCATTTAattagatttttattattaacatcACGTGTAgcttcaattattattggcatcattattggtttagccaatgatgatgatgatgatgatggaggcAATTTAAATGGTTTAGCAATCAATACGATCAGGCCATTATGTAATTTAATatggccaccaccaccaccaccatcatcatcattttctgcATTAATaccaaattcattatcaaaatctTTGATTAGATCGATATCATCTT includes:
- the LOC124491090 gene encoding uncharacterized protein LOC124491090, giving the protein MIQFSSSSFYSSQLCLLFIILVNIVGDCFVVVNNNNTNRGKIEQDPKQRNDTIIINPKLGTTQDDIDLIKDFDNEFGINAENDDDGGGGGGHIKLHNGLIVLIAKPFKLPPSSSSSSLAKPIMMPIIIEATRDVNNKNLIKWNVVNHYHRYRHNNNNNNNNNKHRQSTTINHNNNNELISPLSSRGRFWSPKQAKLARFKFLNFRKRFFPL